A part of Maridesulfovibrio hydrothermalis AM13 = DSM 14728 genomic DNA contains:
- a CDS encoding response regulator: MMDANILFVDDEEAFVDAMAKRLTKRNMTIHKAFDGEEALRQLETIKGIEVVILDMKMPVKDGLSVLRDIKRDFPIVEVIMLTGHATVESAIDGMQNGAFDYLMKPCSIDELTEKIRKAVEQHRAHEGEEVEARISDITHRMV; this comes from the coding sequence ATGATGGATGCAAACATTCTTTTCGTCGACGATGAGGAAGCTTTTGTTGATGCAATGGCTAAAAGGCTCACTAAGCGAAACATGACCATCCACAAGGCTTTTGACGGGGAAGAAGCCCTGCGTCAGCTGGAAACAATTAAAGGTATTGAAGTCGTAATTCTCGACATGAAGATGCCGGTTAAAGACGGACTCAGTGTTCTGCGTGACATCAAAAGAGACTTTCCCATTGTGGAAGTGATCATGCTCACCGGACATGCAACAGTGGAATCTGCCATAGACGGTATGCAGAACGGTGCTTTTGATTATCTCATGAAACCTTGCAGCATTGATGAACTGACAGAGAAGATTCGCAAAGCTGTTGAGCAGCATCGCGCTCATGAAGGTGAAGAGGTCGAGGCGAGAATAAGCGATATTACACACCGTATGGTGTAG
- a CDS encoding response regulator encodes MNDGDKQIKLLIVDDEKGFAEILGKRFGRRGIHVETAYRGEDAVRMLREKEFDVAVLDLKLEGMDGIEILKVFKMLDPDLPVLMLTGHGCEKAAAESIKLGVADYLSKPVDFSLLLEKVKQVCSQKGGVHERDKSSSG; translated from the coding sequence ATGAATGATGGCGATAAACAAATCAAACTGCTCATCGTTGATGATGAAAAAGGTTTTGCCGAAATACTTGGCAAGCGTTTTGGCAGGCGGGGTATCCACGTGGAAACAGCCTATAGAGGCGAAGATGCGGTCCGGATGCTTCGTGAAAAAGAATTTGATGTTGCTGTATTGGATTTAAAGCTTGAAGGGATGGACGGAATTGAAATTTTAAAAGTTTTCAAGATGCTGGACCCGGACCTGCCGGTCCTGATGCTTACCGGTCACGGTTGTGAAAAGGCCGCTGCCGAGAGCATCAAATTAGGGGTCGCAGACTATCTGTCCAAGCCGGTTGATTTCAGTCTGCTGCTGGAAAAAGTAAAGCAGGTTTGCAGTCAGAAGGGGGGTGTCCATGAAAGGGATAAGAGTTCTTCTGGTTGA